The Trichosurus vulpecula isolate mTriVul1 chromosome 4, mTriVul1.pri, whole genome shotgun sequence genome contains a region encoding:
- the KCTD4 gene encoding BTB/POZ domain-containing protein KCTD4, translating to MERKINRREKEKDYEGKHNSPEGTDQGKSCKTLTTLNVGGYLYITQKQTLTKYPDTFLEGIVNGKILCPLDADGHYFIDRDGLLFRHVLNFLRNGELLLPEGFRENQLLAQEAEFFQLKGLAEEVKSRWEKEQLTARETTFLEITDNHDRSQGLRIFCNAPDFITKIKSRIVLVSKSRLDGFPEEFSISSNIIQFKYFIKSENGTRLVLKEDNTFVCTLETLKFEAIMMALKCGFRLLTSLDCSKGSIVHSDALHFIK from the coding sequence ATGGAACGTAAAATaaacaggagagaaaaagaaaaagactatgAGGGGAAACACAACAGTCCTGAAGGTACTGATCAAGGAAAGAGCTGCAAAACGCTGACGACTCTCAATGTTGGTGGATATTTGTATATTactcaaaaacaaacactgaCCAAGTATCCAGATACTTTCCTTGAAGGCATAGTCAATGGAAAAATCCTTTGCCCCCTTGATGCTGATGGTCACTACTTCATAGACAGGGATGGACTCCTTTTTAGACACGTTTTGAACTTCTTACGGAATGGAGAACTTCTACTACCAGAAGGATTTCGAGAAAATCAACTCCTGGCCCAGGAGGCGGAATTCTTTCAGCTTAAAGGGCTGGCTGAAGAAGTGAAATCAAGGTGGGAGAAAGAACAGCTAACAGCCAGAGAGACTACTTTCTTGGAAATCACTGATAACCATGATCGCTCACAAGGTTTGAGAATCTTTTGTAATGCTCCTGATttcataacaaaaataaaatctcgCATTGTACTGGTGTCTAAGAGCCGGCTGGATGGATTTCCAGAGGAGTTTTCTATATCTTCAAATATTATTCAATTTAAATACTTCATAAAGTCTGAAAATGGCACACGACTTGTGCTAAAGGAAGACAATACCTTTGTCTGCACCCTGGAAACTCTGAAGTTTGAGGCTATTATGATGGCTTTAAAATGTGGCTTTAGACTGCTGACCAGTCTGGATTGTTCCAAAGGGTCAATTGTTCACAGCGATGCACTTCATTTTATCAAGTAA